The window GCTTCGTATGTAACTTCAGTCTATTCGCAAGTATTTCATCATGAAGAGCATGATACAATGCGGCATACTTACTCGCATATCTCGTTCGATAGGAATGGTAGGGTAAATGAAACTCCATGCTTACTCCTCCGATCATTATAGTGAGAATTCGTTTTCCTGCAAATGAAGTAATCGATGATTATCTAGGACAATCTTCTGCAAAAAATGAGGCAACCTACGTTTGTTAGTTACCCTCAGAATTGATTTAGGGGGAACCTAGGTGCGCTATTTCTTGCAAAATGCTTGTTTCGCTCTCAAAAGGGAACGACGTTCCGCGTAATCGCCTCCACTCGAGGAAACAAAGCAATTAGCGCATCGACGTTCCCTCACAGCAAGAAATACGATATCACCATAAAATTGGTACATCTAAATATAACAAAATTGGATCTTTCTATTAATCCACTTTTCTATTATGCTATCTAAAATCTCATAAATATGACCTTACGACAAGGAGAACATGCCAAATGAATCTACAACCTCTTATTTTAGAAGGAGATCGAGTCGCCCTACTACCTATGCAAAAATCCCATATAACCGGCCTACTAGAAGCAGCAGCCGACCCTAACATATGGGCATATATGACGCCGCTTCTTAGTTCCGCAGATGTGGAGAAGTTTGTTCACCAAGCACTTGAAGAACAAAAGGCAGGACTGGGTATCCCTTACAGCGTCTACGACAAGCATACCGATGCTTTCGTAGGCAGCACACGTCTCTTCGATATCTCAGCCCAACATCGGAATCTAGAGATCGGTCATACCTGGTACAATTCCCAAGTATGGCGCACGCGCGTTAATACCGAATGTAAATATTTACTGCTGAACCACTGTTTCGAAACATTAAACCTTCTCCGTGTCCAACTAAAAACGGACCTACGGAACGAACGCTCTCAAACGGCTATTGCTCGATTAGGCGCCCAAAAAGAAGGTATTCTCCGTCAACATCGTATACTTCACGATGGTTATATACGTGACACGGTTATGTTTAGCATCCTCGATACCGAATGGCCCGAAGTTAAACAGCGATTAGAAGGTTTTTTAAATAAAGTTGGTGTGTAATTCCATCTCGAAAATAATCCGAAAATATTTATTTCGCGCAGTGACGTACACTTGTTAAAGTGGTATAATAACTGCAAAAAATGAATAGCTCATTGGAAGGAATGACCCACTCTTATGAATCCTCTGGCACGACAGTTAAACGAGACCCTGGAACGTGAAAATTCTCACGTGCATGACATGCTTTCTGCATTAGGTAGATCGATTTACTTCCCGAAAGAAGGCATTCTCAGCCAATCTGCTGAAGCAAAGGCCAAAGCCAAGAAATACAATGCTACTATCGGTATTGCTATCGAAAATGGTCAACCTATGCATCTGAAGGTCATTCAAGACACACTCTCCACCTACGCACCAAAAGATATATATGAATACGCACCACCTGCAGGTAAACCTGAACTTCGTACAGCGTGGCGCAAAAAAATGCTCGAGGAAAATCCCGAGATTGGCAATAAACTGATCGGTAATCCGATTGTTACAAATGCCTTAACCCACGGTCTTAGCATTGCCGCTGACCTTTTCGCAGATGTAGGCGACGCAGTAATTATACCGGATAAAAACTGGGAAAATTACGAGCTCACTTTCGAAATCCGCCGCGGCGCCCAAATCGTGAATTACCCGTTATATAACGAGCAGCAGAAATTTAATGCAGCTGGACTTCGTGAAGCTCTTTTTGCTCAAAAGTCCAAAGGCAAAGCGATCGTTGTCTTGAATTTCCCGAACAACCCGACAGGCTATACACCTGGGGCTGAAGAGGGGAAAGAAATTACTGCTGCCATCAAAGATGCTGCTGAAGCAGGCATCAACGTCATCGTACTTACGGACGACGCATACTTCGGTCTTTTCTTCGAGGGTTCTCTGCACGAGTCCTTATTCGGTCAATTGGCTGACATCCACCCGCGTGTGCTCGCTGTCAAAATCGACGGAGCCACCAAAGAAGAATACGTCTGGGGCTTCCGTGTAGGCTTCATTACGTATGCAGGCCAAAGCGAAGCACTTCTCAGCGCCTTGGAGCAGAAAACAATGGGGATCATCCGTGCGACCATTTCCAGCGGTCCTCATCCGTCTCAAACATTCGTGCTTCATGCGCTTAACTCTCCAGAGTTTGCACAACAGAAACAAGAGAAATACGAGATCATGAAAGGCCGCGCTAACCGCACCAAGTCCATACTGGACAGTGGAAAGTTCGATGATGCATGGGGCTACTACCCCTTCAATTCCGGTTACTTCATGTGCTTGAAGCTCAAAACTGTTGATGCCGAAGCCTTACGTGTACACTTGCTGAATCAGCATGGTGTAGGGACGATCGCCCTCGGATCTACTGACCTCCGCGTTGCTTTCTCCTGTATTGAAGAAGGCAGCCTCGAGGAACTATTCAACCTTATATATCAAAGCGTTAAAGAAATAGAAACCGTCTCTGCAAGCAAATAATGTGAACAAAAAAGAGCACTTCCTAACCTCAAGTTAGAGAGTGCTCTTTTTGTTCTTCTCTTTTCGTTCTATCACAATAGGAAAACAATCCTCTTAATTCGGCATTTTCGAACAGCCTTTTCGTGGTTTTTCAACTGAATTAGACACTCTACTAGATCACTCTTCATTTTTAATCATAGAATAATTATGAAGTTGAAAATTTGAAGGGGTGATAGATTTGCAATACTCAACATATGGCAGGCATACGGTTGTTGACGTTTGGGGGGTAGATTCCAGTTTTCTAGATAATGTTGATTTTTTACGGCTAATTATGGTGAATGCAGCTGAGAAGAGTGGTGCTACCGTGTTGTCAGTAATCCATAAAAAATTCGATCCAAGTGGCTGTTCAATCCTTGTTCTTCTATCTGAAAGTCATCTTTCCATTCACACATATCCGGAGGAAGGTTTTGCGGCAATAGATGGTTACACCTGCGGAACGAGAGTAGACCCTAAAATAGCAGTCGATTATTTAGTGGATATAATAAAACCCAAGAAAATGTATACAAAAACATTGATTCGAGGTTCTAATGAAATAGATGTCCTAGATTAATATAAAAAGCCTCTTTCGGATGAAGAGGCTTTTTGTGTCGAAGTCAGATGCGTAATGGTTGTTGATCATTCCCTAATGCCCCTATTGCCCCTTTTGCGCGTCTTTTTGCAACAATTCCGCTTTATCTGTCTGTTCCCAAGGAAACTCAACATCCGTGCGTCCAAAATGTCCATACGCTGCCGTGCTCTGATAGATTGGTCGACGTAGATTTAACATCTTAATAATACCTGCCGGACGAAGATCAAAGTGATTGCGAACTAACTGAATAAGCTTGTCATCTTCAATGATTCCCGTACCAAATGTTTCGATAGCTATACTAACAGGATGTGCTACTCCAATAGCATAAGCAATCTGAATTTCACACTTTTGAGCTAAACCTGCCGCAACAATGTTTTTTGCTACATAACGCGCGGCATAAGCAGCTGAACGGTCAACCTTGGTGGGATCTTTACCCGAAAATGCACCTCCGCCATGACGAGCATAGCCGCCATAAGTATCGGCAATAATTTTACGACCCGTTAATCCTGCATCTCCCTCTGGACCACCGATCACAAATCGACCCGTTGGATTAATAAAATATTTTGTTTTCTCATCTATCAAATCAGTTGGAATGACAGGCAAAATCACAAATTCATACATATCTTTTTTAATTTGCTCTAGGGACACTTCAGGATCATGTTGAGCTGAGATTACGATCGTATCGATACGGATGGGGCGATCGCCTTCATATTCTACGCTGACCTGTACCTTCCCGTCAGGACGTAGATAAGGTACTGTACCATTCTTGCGTACTTGAGCCAATTGATACGCCAGTTTATGGGATAGAGCTATTGGCATTGGCATCAATTCCTTGGTTTCACTACAAGCATATCCGAAAATCAACCCTTGATCACCGGCACCCGTTTCTTCCATATCTCCTTCATTCAATATGCCATCGCGGATTTCTAAGGCTTGGTTGACCCCCATTGCAATATCAGGAGATTGTTCATTGATGGCGATTAAGACTGCACATGAATTGGCATCGAAACCGAATTCAGCTCGTGTATATCCAATGTTACTAAGTGTTTTTCGAACAACTTTTTGATAATCAATAACCGCATTCGCTGTAATCTCGCCGGTTACAAGAACAAACCCCCGACCCACACAACATTCACAACCAACGCGTGCATACGGGTCTATCTCGTATATTGCATCTAGTATACCATCAGAAATTTGGTCACAAAGTTTATCAGGATGGCCTTCAGTCACCGATTCAGAAGTAAAGAGATGGTTTCTTTTTTTAATCGTCATATACATGACCTCCCAACTAATAATCCTCTTTTATAACTCCCCCCACCCTGCTATCTGTCTAACGCGGGATGTAATGTCGCTGATTCTTTGCACTTGCCGTCTTTCTAGTACCAATTCTTGTCCGATTGAGAGCGCTAACTTTTCAGCTTTTGCCCGCAAACTAGGATCATTTATACTTTCCATGTCCCATACATGTGATAGACCTATGATTCTACGAATCATTTTACAACCCGCATAGCCCGCAGCATCCTCAAGTATTTGGAGTAAGTAATGATCTACGTATCCCGGAATTACCGCCATTCTTTCTTTAGATTCCTTTTCCCATAAATCCCTAAATTCTTTTTCAAAATATGACCATATTTGTTCAATCATCGTAAGAAGATACGCTTGATAATCCATTCGTTCCTGCGAGTCCGGAGTGTGTCCTTCGTGGGAGGCAAAGCTAAGTAATAGATTTCCTATCACAGCGCCGATATCAAATCCAATAGGTCCATAAAAAGCAAATTCCGGATCAATCACCTTAGTATCCTCTTTCGTTACCATGATGCTGCCGGTATGAAGGTCCCCATGGATGAGTGCCTGGGCATGAGTAAGGAAACCTTCCTTTAATTTTGCGACCTCAAGTTTCAGTTGGTTATTCTCCCATATTTCAACCACCTTATCTGCTATCAATGGATTAAATTGATTAGTTTCTGAAGCGTAATAAGGATCTGTAAAAATGAGATTTTCGGATATCTTACACATTTCCGGATTTGAGAACTGAACCACTTTTTCTTTTTTCACTTGAGATGGTAATGCAAAATCGGACGTCAAATACAAAGTCCGTCCTAGAAAAGTGCCCATATGACATGCAAAATGAGGATAGCGTTCACGGGTAACCAATCCTTTACGCATATTCAGATAGTTCGACAAATCTTCCATCACAGTTAATGCCATCGTACTATCATAATGATAGACATTAGGCACACTACCTGGGCAAATAGAATGTTGAACAATCAATGCCTGACTTTCAAGTCGTGCCCGGTCGAGGGTCAATGGCCAAGATTCCCCAACCACCCGCGCATACGGAAGCGCCTGCTTCATTATGATGCTTTTTCCTGAACTTTTGTCTGTAATACGAAAGACGAGATTTAAATTTCCATCGCCAATCTCTTGGCAAACCAGCTGTGCATTTGTCATAAACATGTTTCTTAACTTTCGGGCGTAATTCAATGCTCTGTATTCATTAAGGGCTTGGTACTGAAGCATACTATCATTCCTCCTTTCTTCCTCAGTAGAAAAGTAATACTATTCTATTAATAATCGAAGAAAGAGAATTTGGTGTATGCAAAAAGCCAAAATAGTAAAACAGACTACATATTTAGGCCACTCTAAGAGAATTTATCGGTGGAACCGAAATGTTGGCAATAAAATGGACCTTCATTTAGCTATATTGATAATTGGAGAACCTAGCATAATAACACAAAAAAACCCTTAACTAGTAAGGGTTTCTTGCTTAAAATTGGGATGCGGTCGGAGGGATTTGAACCCTCACGCCTTGTGAGCGCCACCCCCTCAAGATGGTGTGTCTGCCGTTCCACCACGACCGCTTATGAAAATTAGAAAACTGGGGATCTAGGATTTGAACCTAGGCATGACGGAGTCAAAGTCCGTTGCCTTACCGCTTGGCTAATCCCCATTATTGAAGGGAAAAGGGCGACCGATGGGACTTGAACCCACGAATGCTGGATCCACAAACCAGTGCGTTAACCCCTTCGCCACGATCGCCACAGTAGGGATTTATTCCCTGAAGACTAGATACGAAACTTGCGTAAAGTAATCATGTGCATGGCTACGTTAGACGTAGGTGCTAGCTGCTTAGTCAGCTTTTTGGTTAAGCCCTCGACCGATTAGTATTCGTCAGCTGCATGCATTGCTGCACTTCCACCTCGAACCTATCAACCTCGTCGTCTACAAGGGGTCTTACATACTGGGAAATCTCATCTTGAGGGGGGCTTCGCGCTTAGATGCTTTCAGCGCTTATCCCCTCCGTACATAGCTACCCAGCGATGCCTCTGGCGAGACAACTGGTACACCAGCGGTACGTCCATCCCGGTCCTCTCGTACTAAGGACAGCTCCTCTCAAATTTCCTACGCCCGCGACAGATAGGGACCGAACTGTCTCACGACGTTCTGAACCCAGCTCGCGTACCGCTTTAATGGGCGAACAGCCCAACCCTTGGGACCTACTTCAGCCCCAGGATGCGATGAGCCGACATCGAGGTGCCAAACCTCCCCGTCGATGTGGACTCTTGGGGGAGATAAGCCTGTTATCCCCAGGGTAGCTTTTATCCGTTGAGCGATGGCCCTTCCATTCGGTACCACCGGATCACTAAGTCCGACTTTCGTCCCTGCTCGACTTGTAGGTCTCGCAGTCAAGCTCCCTTATGCCTTTGCACTCTGCGAATGATTTCCAACCATTCTGAGGGAACCTTTAAACGCCTCCGTTACATTTTAGGAGGCGACCGCCCCAGTCAAACTGCCCACCTGACACTGTCCCCATACCGGATCACGGTACCAGGTTAGAACTCCGATACGATCAGGGTGGTATCCCAACGATGCCTCCACCCAAGCTGGCGCTCAGGCTTCAAAGGCTCCCACCTATCCTGTACAGATCGTACCAAAGTCCAATATCAAGCTGCAGTAAAGCTCCATGGGGTCTTTCCGTCTTGTCGCGGGTAACCTGCATCTTCACAGGTATTAAAATTTCACCGGATCTCTCGTTGAGACAGCGCCCAAGTCGTTACGCCATTCGTGCGGGTCAGAATTTACCTGACAAGGAATTTCGCTACCTTAGGACCGTTATAGTTACGGCCGCCGTTTACTGGGGCTTCAATTCATAGCTTCGGGCTTGCGCCCTAACCACTCCTCTTAACCTTCCAGCACCGGGCAGGCGTCAGCCCGTATACTTCGCCTTGCGGCTTCGCACAGACCTGTGTTTTTGCTAAACAGTCGCTTGGGCCTTTTCACTGCGGCCCCCTCGGGCTATTCACCCTACCGAGGCACCCCTTCTCCCGAAGTTACGGGGTCATTTTGCCGAGTTCCTTAACGAGAGTTCTTCCGCGCGCCTTAGAATTCTCTTCTCACCCACCTGTGTCGGTTTGCGGTACGGGCACCTTCGCCTGGCTAGAAGCTTTTCTTGGCAGTGTGAACTCATGACCTTCGGTACTTAAATTTCCCTCCCCATCACAGCCCAGCCTTAACGATGTGCGGATTTGCCTACACATCAGCCTCACTGCTTGGACGAGCATCCATCAGCTCGCGTCACTATCCTTCTGCGTCACTCCATTGCTCATAACGGCTACGGTGGTACAGGAATTTCCACCTGTTGTCCATCGACTACGCCTTTCGGCCTCGCCTTAGGTCCCGACTTACCCTGAGCGGACGAGCCTTCCTCAGGAACCCTTAGGTTTTCGGCGGATCAGATTCTCACTGATCTTTTCGTTACTTATACCGGCATTCTCACTTGTATGCGCTCCACCTGTCCTTACGGTCAGAATTCTACGTACATACAACGCTCCCCTACCCATGCACTAAAGTGCAAGCCATAGCTTCGGTGGCGTGTTTAGCCCCGTTACATTTTCGGCGCAGAGTCACTCGACCAGTGAGCTATTACGCACTCTTTCAATGGTGGCTGCTTCTAAGCCAACATCCTGGTTGTCTGTGCAACTCCACATCCTTTCCCACTTAACACACACTTGGGGACCTTAGCTGATGGTCTGGGCTGTTTCCCTTTTGACAATGGATCTTAGCACTCACTGTCTGACTCCCGGATTTAAGTTTGTGGCATTCAGAGTTTGACTGGACTTAGTAACCCTTGGCGGGCCCCGCACCCAATCAGTGCTTTACCTCCACAACTCAACATCCGAGGCTAGCCCTAAAGCTATTTCGGGGAGAACCAGCTATCTCCGAGTTCGATTGGAATTTCTCCGCTACCCCCACCTCATCCCCGCATTTTTCAACATGCGTGGGTTCGGGCCTCCAGTGAGTGTTACCTCACCTTCACCCTGGACAGGGGTAGATCACACGGTTTCGGGTCTACGTCCACGTACTAAAGCGCCCTATTCAGACTCGCTTTCGCTGCGGCTCCGCCTCTTCAGCTTAACCTCGCACGGGAACGTAACTCGCCGGTTCATTCTACAAAAGGCACGCCATCACCCATATAGAGGGCTCTGACTTCTTGTAAGCACACGGTTTCAGGTTCTTTTTCACTCCGCTTCCGCGGTGCTTTTCACCTTTCCCTCACGGTACTGCTTCACTATCGGTCACTAGGGAGTATTTAGCCTTGGCAGATGGTCCTGCCGGATTCCGACGGGGTTTCACGTGACCCGCCGTACTCAGGATACCTCTAGGGGTTTCGTTCGATTTTGGCTACGGGGCTTTTACCCTCTATGCCGGACCTTTCCAGATCACTTCGCCTACCGAACTAACCCCACAACGAGGTCCTACAACCCCAAGGAGCAAGCTCCTTGGTTTGGGCTATTCCGCTTTCGCTCGCCGCTACTGACGGAATCACTTTTGTTTTCTTTTCCTCCAGGTACTTAGATGTTTCAGTTCCCTGGGTATGCCTCTACTATTGCTATGTATTCACAATAGAGTAACTGCGCATTACCACAGCTGGGTTCCCCCATTCGGACATCCCCGGATCAAAGCCTGCTTACGGCTCCCCGAGGCATTTCGTCGTTCGCCACGTCCTTCTTCGGCTCCTAGTGCCTAGGCATCCTCCGTGTGCTCTTTCTAGCTTAACCATTTATAGGGACCTTTAGCGTTAGCTAAAGTCTCTCCTAAGCTGAAAAAACTTTAAAGATTTTTGCAAGATTCGTTAGAATCAAGCAACCTAAGTTCTTACTTTACGTTTTGTTTCGTTATCTAGTTTTCAAGGAACAACTGTAATGCTTTTGAAAGATTGCTCTTTCAAAACTGAACACGAGTGAGTAAGCGATTTGTATCCTATACTGAGAGACTTTGATCTACGATCAAAGATCCCTATATTAGATACTTGACTGGATCTATCAGATCCGAGTCTCCATAGAAAGGAGGTGATCCAGCCGCACCTTCCGATACGGCTACCTTGTTACGACTTCACCCCAATCATCTACCCCACCTTCGGCGGCTGGCTCCCTTGCGGGTTACCCCACCGACTTCGGGTGTTGTAAACTCTCGTGGTGTGACGGGCGGTGTGTACAAGACCCGGGAACGTATTCACCGCGGCATGCTGATCCGCGATTACTAGCAATTCCGACTTCATGCAGGCGAGTTGCAGCCTGCAATCCGAACTGAGATCGGCTTATAAGGATTGGCTCCACCTCGCGGCTTCGCTTCCCGTTGTACCGACCATTGTAGTACGTGTGTAGCCCAGGTCATAAGGGGCATGATGATTTGACGTCATCCCCACCTTCCTCCGGTTTGTCACCGGCAGTCATCTTAGAGTGCCCACCCAAAGTGCTGGCAACTAAGATCAAGGGTTGCGCTCGTTGCGGGACTTAACCCAACATCTCACGACACGAGCTGACGACAACCATGCACCACCTGTCTCCAATGCTCCGAAGAGGGCACCTATCTCTAGGTGTTACATCGGGATGTCAAGACCTGGTAAGGTTCTTCGCGTTGCTTCGAATTAAACCACATACTCCACTGCTTGTGCGGGTCCCCGTCAATTCCTTTGAGTTTCACTCTTGCGAGCGTACTCCCCAGGCGGCATACTTACTGTGTTAACTTCGGCACCGAGGAATCGAATCCCCAACACCTAGTATGCATCGTTTACGGCGTGGACTACCAGGGTATCTAATCCTGTTTGCTCCCCACGCTTTCGCGCCTCAGCGTCAGTTATAGGCCAGAAAGTCGCCTTCGCCACTGGTGTTCCTCCACATCTCTACGCATTTCACCGCTACACGTGGAATTCCACTTTCCTCTCCTACACTCAAGTCAACCAGTTTTGGATGCGAACCGGGGTTGAGCCCCGGGCTTAAACACCCAACTTAATTGACCGCCTGCGCGCGCTTTACGCCCAATAATTCCGGACAACGCTTGCCCCCTACGTATTACCGCGGCTGCTGGCACGTAGTTAGCCGGGGCTTTCTTCTCCTATACCGTCACACAAAGAGCAGTTACTCTCCTTGCTGTTCGTCTAGGGCAACAGAGCTTTACGATCCGAAAACCTTCATCACTCACGCGGCGTTGCTCCGTCAGACTTGCGTCCATTGCGGAAGATTCCCTACTGCTGCCTCCCGTAGGAGTCTGGGCCGTGTCTCAGTCCCAGTGTGGCCGTTCACCCTCTCAGGTCGGCTACGCATCGTCGCCTTGGTAGGCCGTTACCCTACCAACTAGCTAATGCGCCGCAGGCCCATCTATAAGCCACAGATTGCTCCGTGTTTCATAATTCTCTCATGCGAGAAAACCAGTTATCCGGTCTTAGCTATCGTTTCCGATAGTTATCCCGATCTTATAGGCAGGTTACCTACGTGTTACTCACCCGTCCGCCGCTAACTTATCCCGAAGGATAAGTCCGCTCGACTTGCATGTATTAGGCACGCCGCCAGCGTTCGTCCTGAGCCAGGATCAAACTCTCCATAATAGAAAAGCTGAAATGCTCATTGACTTGCTAGCGAGATTTTACAATCTCTTTTTTGAACGATTTCTCGTTCGTGCTTACTCACTCGTTGTTCAGTTTTCAAAGATCAATTTCTTTCGTTCTTCCGCCCTACTCTCTCGGCCGGATTTATAATATAGCATAGTCGCCTAACCAAATGCAAGCTTTTTTTACTTTTTTCGATAAAAAATTCAGCTCCATTTTGGCCGGAAAATGAATATATCATGCTGAGATCAATCATGCAACCGCCTATTTTTACCAACTTCAAGTTCTTACACGATCCAACATCGTTTCAACAAGCTCTTGCTCAAAATGCTCTTTAAGCGAATCGTTGCTTTGACTAATAGAAAGTTGTATCTCTTTAAATTCTCCAACCAAATTTTGAATGTCTGTCAGTTTCCCCTCTTGGGCCAATCGTCCTGTAAGCTCAATCACATGATAAGCAATTGCTTGATACGCATCGGCAAAGCTTTGGTCAACATCAGCAGCAGCCCGATAATCTGCATAATATCGTTTAAACGTTTGAATGAGTGTTTCGTCCATCTGTCAACTCTCTCCTTTCAAGATAGGAGTCAGTTTGCCTCCAGGAAAGGAAAAATATGCAGCATATAAAAGCAAAAGCTCCCGCTGTCTGGCAGCAAGGAGCTTTTCGCATGATTCATGCCTTTTTCATTTTTTCTGTAGGGGAAAATTATTTGACTTCAATTGAAGTAATAACTTGATTATATCCTTTTAACTGAACCGGATGATTTTGCACTAGTTGAGTACGGTCGCCAGTTATTACTACATTCGGAGATACGTTGTAGATTGTTGCTGTGTTATTTTGCGTTAATGAAACTGTTGCGATCTTACCTTGTGCGTCTGGTGTCGAATAGTTAAATAGGCCAATTACATCAATTGCTTGATTATCTTGAGCCAACTTCGTCACTTGTATAGTAACTTGGTTACCGGAAGTTGTGATATTGACTACATCGCCAACTTGAAGCAAGGCAGCAGGTACCTGTACACCACCACGATAAATAACTACATTAGAGCTAATTGTGTATGGAGTTGTTGTTCCTGCTGAATTCGTCAAAGTCAACACATTATTGTTGTTGTAAACTGCAGCACTAATCGTCCCGCTTGTGACGTTATTTTGTTGAGCCATTTTCGTTACTTCAATATAATTAACAATATTATTAAAACCATCAACTTTAATTTCATCGCCTACTTGCAGTTGAGCAGGGCTTACTTGTACACCACCACGTAGTATGAATACATTTGGGTGAAGGGTGTACGGAGTTGATACGCCATTTTTAGTAAGCGTAAGAACGTTATTAGCAACTACGGCGTTCACAGTTCCAGTGCTGATGCTTTGATCTTCGTCAGGCAGTTGGTTGCCTGCACGATCCAATAAAGCAGCCAATTGAGCGCGTGTTACGTTTTGAGTTGGTTTAAATGTGTTATCCTCAAACCCGTCAATCAGACCTTTTTCGATCGCTACAGCTACATAACCTACAGAACCGGCCGGGATTTTGTTTGCATCTTTAAATTGAAGTGTTGTATTCATTTTCGCTTTTGCTTCAGCTTCCAATTTCAAAGATTTGACCAAGAGTGTAGTCGCCCACAGACGATCTGCAGGTTGATTCGGTTTAACGGAATCTTCACTTTCAGAGAACAAATCATTTTCAAGAGCTACAGCTACATAACCTACAGCCCATGCAGGAATTTGATTCGCATCTTTAAAGTTCAGCTTCGTTTGCATTTCAGCAGCAGATTCTGCTTGTTCACGTAATCCCATATTACGAACGGCTGCTACAATTGCTTGAATGCGCGGAACCGCAATGTCAGGCTTAAATGATCCATCTTCAAATCCTTCAAATACGCGTTTGGAAGATAAACTTGCTATGTAACGCAATGCCCATTTCGCGCCTTCCATATCGTTGAAGTTCAGATTAATGTTGATGTTCGTATTAACTTTATTATGGTTGTTGCTTTTGTTTTCATATTTAAAATCTTTCTTATCATCACGGTCATGATCATTGCCTTTAGCGAACGCTGCAGCTCCGCCCCCCATTACCATTGTAAGTACAAGACCTGTTGCTACTGCTTTTTTCATTAAGTTCTTCTTCATTGTCAAATTCTCTCTCCCTTATTCATATGATGGAGCCTTCGCGAAGGGTTCCTGTGTTATGCTACAAGAATTCGCCCATCCGATTATCTTTTTGGGGGTGTACATCAAAATCTTTTATATCATCTTAATTTCTGAGTCTATTAAATCCACTATCAAACTGCTAAACTTAAGCCATATCAGACTATCGCAAAAGGAGTTTACACATGCGTCTACGGAATCCTCGAGTTCAACTTATTATCGCTTTAGCCGTTCTGCTTATTGTTTTGTCCGCAATTTCGTATAGCAAGGTTTGGCTTAAACAAGGGAATATCGAGCCAGAAGCTGTTTCTGAGCCAGCCATCACGCATCCAGACACTCCAATCGTAAGCGTTGCCCCCACAGCACCTGTTGTCGCAACAAATAATGAGAGCGTTAATACGTATCCTACTGAACACATCGATGTCGTTGTAATCGGCAGTGAGCTTGAAGGTCTTTACCTTGCCAGAGCTGCAGCAGATGAAGGCTTGAAGGTTAAAGTATTGGATCCTCATAAAGCTTTTGGAGGTCAGATTCTCCAAAGTCAAATGCTCTTTCTCGATGAAACCCGCGACGATCAAGGACATTTACTTGTACAAGGCCGTGCCAAAGAATTATTCGACGGTTTCAGAAATGCCAAAATTCGTAAGCTTCCTGAGTTCTCTACATATATGAATAAACTAATTAGAGATATTCCTTTGGAATCTGGCATTGTCATTAA is drawn from Paenibacillus sp. V4I7 and contains these coding sequences:
- a CDS encoding GNAT family N-acetyltransferase produces the protein MNLQPLILEGDRVALLPMQKSHITGLLEAAADPNIWAYMTPLLSSADVEKFVHQALEEQKAGLGIPYSVYDKHTDAFVGSTRLFDISAQHRNLEIGHTWYNSQVWRTRVNTECKYLLLNHCFETLNLLRVQLKTDLRNERSQTAIARLGAQKEGILRQHRILHDGYIRDTVMFSILDTEWPEVKQRLEGFLNKVGV
- a CDS encoding aminotransferase class I/II-fold pyridoxal phosphate-dependent enzyme: MNPLARQLNETLERENSHVHDMLSALGRSIYFPKEGILSQSAEAKAKAKKYNATIGIAIENGQPMHLKVIQDTLSTYAPKDIYEYAPPAGKPELRTAWRKKMLEENPEIGNKLIGNPIVTNALTHGLSIAADLFADVGDAVIIPDKNWENYELTFEIRRGAQIVNYPLYNEQQKFNAAGLREALFAQKSKGKAIVVLNFPNNPTGYTPGAEEGKEITAAIKDAAEAGINVIVLTDDAYFGLFFEGSLHESLFGQLADIHPRVLAVKIDGATKEEYVWGFRVGFITYAGQSEALLSALEQKTMGIIRATISSGPHPSQTFVLHALNSPEFAQQKQEKYEIMKGRANRTKSILDSGKFDDAWGYYPFNSGYFMCLKLKTVDAEALRVHLLNQHGVGTIALGSTDLRVAFSCIEEGSLEELFNLIYQSVKEIETVSASK
- the speD gene encoding adenosylmethionine decarboxylase; the encoded protein is MQYSTYGRHTVVDVWGVDSSFLDNVDFLRLIMVNAAEKSGATVLSVIHKKFDPSGCSILVLLSESHLSIHTYPEEGFAAIDGYTCGTRVDPKIAVDYLVDIIKPKKMYTKTLIRGSNEIDVLD
- the metK gene encoding methionine adenosyltransferase, which codes for MTIKKRNHLFTSESVTEGHPDKLCDQISDGILDAIYEIDPYARVGCECCVGRGFVLVTGEITANAVIDYQKVVRKTLSNIGYTRAEFGFDANSCAVLIAINEQSPDIAMGVNQALEIRDGILNEGDMEETGAGDQGLIFGYACSETKELMPMPIALSHKLAYQLAQVRKNGTVPYLRPDGKVQVSVEYEGDRPIRIDTIVISAQHDPEVSLEQIKKDMYEFVILPVIPTDLIDEKTKYFINPTGRFVIGGPEGDAGLTGRKIIADTYGGYARHGGGAFSGKDPTKVDRSAAYAARYVAKNIVAAGLAQKCEIQIAYAIGVAHPVSIAIETFGTGIIEDDKLIQLVRNHFDLRPAGIIKMLNLRRPIYQSTAAYGHFGRTDVEFPWEQTDKAELLQKDAQKGQ
- the mtnK gene encoding S-methyl-5-thioribose kinase translates to MLQYQALNEYRALNYARKLRNMFMTNAQLVCQEIGDGNLNLVFRITDKSSGKSIIMKQALPYARVVGESWPLTLDRARLESQALIVQHSICPGSVPNVYHYDSTMALTVMEDLSNYLNMRKGLVTRERYPHFACHMGTFLGRTLYLTSDFALPSQVKKEKVVQFSNPEMCKISENLIFTDPYYASETNQFNPLIADKVVEIWENNQLKLEVAKLKEGFLTHAQALIHGDLHTGSIMVTKEDTKVIDPEFAFYGPIGFDIGAVIGNLLLSFASHEGHTPDSQERMDYQAYLLTMIEQIWSYFEKEFRDLWEKESKERMAVIPGYVDHYLLQILEDAAGYAGCKMIRRIIGLSHVWDMESINDPSLRAKAEKLALSIGQELVLERRQVQRISDITSRVRQIAGWGEL